In Bos javanicus breed banteng chromosome 2, ARS-OSU_banteng_1.0, whole genome shotgun sequence, the following proteins share a genomic window:
- the NR4A2 gene encoding nuclear receptor subfamily 4 group A member 2 isoform X2 yields MPCVQAQYGSSPQGASPASQSYSYHSSGEYSSDFLTPEFVKFSMDLTNTEITATTSLPSFSTFMDNYSTGYDVKPPCLYQMPLSGQQSSIKVEDIQMHNYQQHSHLPPQSEEMMPHSGSVYYKPSSPPTPTTPGFQVQHSPMWDDPGSLHNFHQNYVATTHMIEQRKTPVSRLSLFSFKQSPPGTPVSSCQMRFDGPLHVPMNPEPAGSHHVVDGQTFAVPNPIRKPASMGFPGLQIGHASQLLDTQVPSPPSRGSPSNEGLCAVCGDNAACQHYGVRTCEGCKGFFKRTVQKNAKYVCLANKNCPVDKRRRNRCQYCRFQKCLAVGMVKEVVRTDSLKGRRGRLPSKPKSPQEPSPPSPPVSLISALVRAHVDSNPAMTSLDYSRFQANPDYQMSGDDTQHIQQFYDLLTGSMEIIRGWAEKIPGFADLPKADQDLLFESAFLELFVLRLAYRSNPVEGKLIFCNGVVLHRLQCVRGFGEWIDSIVEFSSNLQNMNIDISAFSCIAALAMVTERHGLKEPKRVEELQNKIVNCLKDHVTFNNGGLNRPNYLSKLLGKLPELRTLCTQGLQRIFYLKLEDLVPPPAIIDKLFLDTLPF; encoded by the exons ATGCCTTGTGTTCAGGCGCAGTATGGGTCCTCGCCTCAAGGAGCCAGCCCCGCTTCTCAGAGCTACAGTTACCACTCTTCGGGAGAATACAGCTCCGATTTCTTAACTCCAGAGTTTGTCAAGTTTAGCATGGACCTCACCAACACTGAAATCACTGCCACCACTTCTCTCCCCAGCTTCAGTACCTTTATGGACAACTACAGCACAGGCTACGACGTCAAGCCACCTTGCTTGTACCAAATGCCCCTGTCCGGACAGCAGTCCTCCATTAAGGTAGAAGACATTCAGATGCACAACTACCAGCAACACAGCCACCTGCCCCCACAGTCCGAGGAGATGATGCCGCACTCCGGGTCCGTTTACTACAAGCCCTCCTCGCCCCCGACGCCCACCACCCCGGGCTTCCAGGTGCAGCACAGCCCCATGTGGGACGACCCAGGCTCCCTCCACAACTTCCACCAGAACTACGTGGCCACTACCCACATGATCGAACAGAGGAAAACGCCGGTCTCCCgcctttccctcttctcctttaagCAGTCGCCCCCCGGAACCCCCGTGTCTAGCTGCCAGATGCGCTTCGATGGGCCCCTGCACGTCCCCATGAACCCGGAGCCAGCGGGCAGCCACCACGTGGTGGACGGGCAGACCTTCGCCGTGCCCAACCCCATCCGAAAGCCCgcgtccatgggcttccctggcctgCAGATCGGCCACGCGTCGCAGCTGCTCGATACGCAGGTGCCCTCCCCGCCGTCGCGGGGCTCCCCCTCCAATGAAGGGCTGTGCGCTGTGTGCGGCGACAACGCGGCCTGCCAGCACTACGGCGTGCGCACCTGTGAGGGCTGCAAAGGGTTCTTTAAG CGCACGGTGCAAAAAAACGCGAAATACGTGtgtttagcaaataaaaactgcCCAGTGGACAAGCGGCGCAGGAATCGCTGTCAGTACTGCCGGTTTCAGAAGTGCCTGGCTGTTGGGATGGTCAAAGAAG TGGTTCGAACCGACAGTTTAAAAGGCCGGAGAGGTCGTTTACCTTCCAAACCGAAGAGCCCGCAGGAGCCCTCTCCCCCTTCGCCCCCGGTGAGTCTGATCAGTGCCCTCGTCAGGGCCCATGTCGACTCCAACCCGGCTATGACCAGCCTGGACTATTCCAGG TTCCAGGCGAACCCTGACTATCAGATGAGTGGAGATGACACCCAGCATATCCAGCAATTCTATGATCTCCTGACTGGCTCCATGGAGATCATCAGGGGCTGGGCAGAGAAGATCCCGGGCTTCGCTGACCTGCCCAAAGCCGACCAAGACCTGCTTTTCGAATCGGCTTTCTTAGAACTATTTGTGCTGCGATTAGCCTACAG GTCCAACCCAGTGGAGGGTAAACTCATCTTTTGCAATGGGGTGGTCTTGCACAGGTTGCAATGTGTTCGTGGCTTTGGGGAATGGATTGATTCCATTGTTGAATTCTCCTCCAACTTGCAGAATATGAACATCGACATTTCTGCCTTCTCCTGCATCGCTGCCCTGGCTATGGTCACAG AGAGACACGGTCTCAAGGAACCCAAGAGAGTGGAGGAGCTGCAAAACAAGATTGTAAATTGTCTCAAAGACCATGTGACTTTCAATAATGGGGGTTTGAACCGCCCCAACTATTTGTCCAAACTGTTGGGGAAGCTCCCAGAACTCCGTACACTTTGCACACAGGGGCTACAGCGCATTTTCTACCTGAAACTGGAAGATTTGGTACCACCACCAGCAATAATTGACAAACTTTTCCTGGACACTTTACCTTTCTAA
- the NR4A2 gene encoding nuclear receptor subfamily 4 group A member 2 isoform X1: protein MNEERRRELLTMPCVQAQYGSSPQGASPASQSYSYHSSGEYSSDFLTPEFVKFSMDLTNTEITATTSLPSFSTFMDNYSTGYDVKPPCLYQMPLSGQQSSIKVEDIQMHNYQQHSHLPPQSEEMMPHSGSVYYKPSSPPTPTTPGFQVQHSPMWDDPGSLHNFHQNYVATTHMIEQRKTPVSRLSLFSFKQSPPGTPVSSCQMRFDGPLHVPMNPEPAGSHHVVDGQTFAVPNPIRKPASMGFPGLQIGHASQLLDTQVPSPPSRGSPSNEGLCAVCGDNAACQHYGVRTCEGCKGFFKRTVQKNAKYVCLANKNCPVDKRRRNRCQYCRFQKCLAVGMVKEVVRTDSLKGRRGRLPSKPKSPQEPSPPSPPVSLISALVRAHVDSNPAMTSLDYSRFQANPDYQMSGDDTQHIQQFYDLLTGSMEIIRGWAEKIPGFADLPKADQDLLFESAFLELFVLRLAYRSNPVEGKLIFCNGVVLHRLQCVRGFGEWIDSIVEFSSNLQNMNIDISAFSCIAALAMVTERHGLKEPKRVEELQNKIVNCLKDHVTFNNGGLNRPNYLSKLLGKLPELRTLCTQGLQRIFYLKLEDLVPPPAIIDKLFLDTLPF, encoded by the exons atgaatgaagagagaCGCAGAGAACTCCTAA CCATGCCTTGTGTTCAGGCGCAGTATGGGTCCTCGCCTCAAGGAGCCAGCCCCGCTTCTCAGAGCTACAGTTACCACTCTTCGGGAGAATACAGCTCCGATTTCTTAACTCCAGAGTTTGTCAAGTTTAGCATGGACCTCACCAACACTGAAATCACTGCCACCACTTCTCTCCCCAGCTTCAGTACCTTTATGGACAACTACAGCACAGGCTACGACGTCAAGCCACCTTGCTTGTACCAAATGCCCCTGTCCGGACAGCAGTCCTCCATTAAGGTAGAAGACATTCAGATGCACAACTACCAGCAACACAGCCACCTGCCCCCACAGTCCGAGGAGATGATGCCGCACTCCGGGTCCGTTTACTACAAGCCCTCCTCGCCCCCGACGCCCACCACCCCGGGCTTCCAGGTGCAGCACAGCCCCATGTGGGACGACCCAGGCTCCCTCCACAACTTCCACCAGAACTACGTGGCCACTACCCACATGATCGAACAGAGGAAAACGCCGGTCTCCCgcctttccctcttctcctttaagCAGTCGCCCCCCGGAACCCCCGTGTCTAGCTGCCAGATGCGCTTCGATGGGCCCCTGCACGTCCCCATGAACCCGGAGCCAGCGGGCAGCCACCACGTGGTGGACGGGCAGACCTTCGCCGTGCCCAACCCCATCCGAAAGCCCgcgtccatgggcttccctggcctgCAGATCGGCCACGCGTCGCAGCTGCTCGATACGCAGGTGCCCTCCCCGCCGTCGCGGGGCTCCCCCTCCAATGAAGGGCTGTGCGCTGTGTGCGGCGACAACGCGGCCTGCCAGCACTACGGCGTGCGCACCTGTGAGGGCTGCAAAGGGTTCTTTAAG CGCACGGTGCAAAAAAACGCGAAATACGTGtgtttagcaaataaaaactgcCCAGTGGACAAGCGGCGCAGGAATCGCTGTCAGTACTGCCGGTTTCAGAAGTGCCTGGCTGTTGGGATGGTCAAAGAAG TGGTTCGAACCGACAGTTTAAAAGGCCGGAGAGGTCGTTTACCTTCCAAACCGAAGAGCCCGCAGGAGCCCTCTCCCCCTTCGCCCCCGGTGAGTCTGATCAGTGCCCTCGTCAGGGCCCATGTCGACTCCAACCCGGCTATGACCAGCCTGGACTATTCCAGG TTCCAGGCGAACCCTGACTATCAGATGAGTGGAGATGACACCCAGCATATCCAGCAATTCTATGATCTCCTGACTGGCTCCATGGAGATCATCAGGGGCTGGGCAGAGAAGATCCCGGGCTTCGCTGACCTGCCCAAAGCCGACCAAGACCTGCTTTTCGAATCGGCTTTCTTAGAACTATTTGTGCTGCGATTAGCCTACAG GTCCAACCCAGTGGAGGGTAAACTCATCTTTTGCAATGGGGTGGTCTTGCACAGGTTGCAATGTGTTCGTGGCTTTGGGGAATGGATTGATTCCATTGTTGAATTCTCCTCCAACTTGCAGAATATGAACATCGACATTTCTGCCTTCTCCTGCATCGCTGCCCTGGCTATGGTCACAG AGAGACACGGTCTCAAGGAACCCAAGAGAGTGGAGGAGCTGCAAAACAAGATTGTAAATTGTCTCAAAGACCATGTGACTTTCAATAATGGGGGTTTGAACCGCCCCAACTATTTGTCCAAACTGTTGGGGAAGCTCCCAGAACTCCGTACACTTTGCACACAGGGGCTACAGCGCATTTTCTACCTGAAACTGGAAGATTTGGTACCACCACCAGCAATAATTGACAAACTTTTCCTGGACACTTTACCTTTCTAA
- the NR4A2 gene encoding nuclear receptor subfamily 4 group A member 2 isoform X3 — translation MNEERRRELLTMPCVQAQYGSSPQGASPASQSYSYHSSGEYSSDFLTPEFVKFSMDLTNTEITATTSLPSFSTFMDNYSTGYDVKPPCLYQMPLSGQQSSIKVEDIQMHNYQQHSHLPPQSEEMMPHSGSVYYKPSSPPTPTTPGFQVQHSPMWDDPGSLHNFHQNYVATTHMIEQRKTPVSRLSLFSFKQSPPGTPVSSCQMRFDGPLHVPMNPEPAGSHHVVDGQTFAVPNPIRKPASMGFPGLQIGHASQLLDTQVPSPPSRGSPSNEGLCAVCGDNAACQHYGVRTCEGCKGFFKRTVQKNAKYVCLANKNCPVDKRRRNRCQYCRFQKCLAVGMVKEVVRTDSLKGRRGRLPSKPKSPQEPSPPSPPFQANPDYQMSGDDTQHIQQFYDLLTGSMEIIRGWAEKIPGFADLPKADQDLLFESAFLELFVLRLAYRSNPVEGKLIFCNGVVLHRLQCVRGFGEWIDSIVEFSSNLQNMNIDISAFSCIAALAMVTERHGLKEPKRVEELQNKIVNCLKDHVTFNNGGLNRPNYLSKLLGKLPELRTLCTQGLQRIFYLKLEDLVPPPAIIDKLFLDTLPF, via the exons atgaatgaagagagaCGCAGAGAACTCCTAA CCATGCCTTGTGTTCAGGCGCAGTATGGGTCCTCGCCTCAAGGAGCCAGCCCCGCTTCTCAGAGCTACAGTTACCACTCTTCGGGAGAATACAGCTCCGATTTCTTAACTCCAGAGTTTGTCAAGTTTAGCATGGACCTCACCAACACTGAAATCACTGCCACCACTTCTCTCCCCAGCTTCAGTACCTTTATGGACAACTACAGCACAGGCTACGACGTCAAGCCACCTTGCTTGTACCAAATGCCCCTGTCCGGACAGCAGTCCTCCATTAAGGTAGAAGACATTCAGATGCACAACTACCAGCAACACAGCCACCTGCCCCCACAGTCCGAGGAGATGATGCCGCACTCCGGGTCCGTTTACTACAAGCCCTCCTCGCCCCCGACGCCCACCACCCCGGGCTTCCAGGTGCAGCACAGCCCCATGTGGGACGACCCAGGCTCCCTCCACAACTTCCACCAGAACTACGTGGCCACTACCCACATGATCGAACAGAGGAAAACGCCGGTCTCCCgcctttccctcttctcctttaagCAGTCGCCCCCCGGAACCCCCGTGTCTAGCTGCCAGATGCGCTTCGATGGGCCCCTGCACGTCCCCATGAACCCGGAGCCAGCGGGCAGCCACCACGTGGTGGACGGGCAGACCTTCGCCGTGCCCAACCCCATCCGAAAGCCCgcgtccatgggcttccctggcctgCAGATCGGCCACGCGTCGCAGCTGCTCGATACGCAGGTGCCCTCCCCGCCGTCGCGGGGCTCCCCCTCCAATGAAGGGCTGTGCGCTGTGTGCGGCGACAACGCGGCCTGCCAGCACTACGGCGTGCGCACCTGTGAGGGCTGCAAAGGGTTCTTTAAG CGCACGGTGCAAAAAAACGCGAAATACGTGtgtttagcaaataaaaactgcCCAGTGGACAAGCGGCGCAGGAATCGCTGTCAGTACTGCCGGTTTCAGAAGTGCCTGGCTGTTGGGATGGTCAAAGAAG TGGTTCGAACCGACAGTTTAAAAGGCCGGAGAGGTCGTTTACCTTCCAAACCGAAGAGCCCGCAGGAGCCCTCTCCCCCTTCGCCCCCG TTCCAGGCGAACCCTGACTATCAGATGAGTGGAGATGACACCCAGCATATCCAGCAATTCTATGATCTCCTGACTGGCTCCATGGAGATCATCAGGGGCTGGGCAGAGAAGATCCCGGGCTTCGCTGACCTGCCCAAAGCCGACCAAGACCTGCTTTTCGAATCGGCTTTCTTAGAACTATTTGTGCTGCGATTAGCCTACAG GTCCAACCCAGTGGAGGGTAAACTCATCTTTTGCAATGGGGTGGTCTTGCACAGGTTGCAATGTGTTCGTGGCTTTGGGGAATGGATTGATTCCATTGTTGAATTCTCCTCCAACTTGCAGAATATGAACATCGACATTTCTGCCTTCTCCTGCATCGCTGCCCTGGCTATGGTCACAG AGAGACACGGTCTCAAGGAACCCAAGAGAGTGGAGGAGCTGCAAAACAAGATTGTAAATTGTCTCAAAGACCATGTGACTTTCAATAATGGGGGTTTGAACCGCCCCAACTATTTGTCCAAACTGTTGGGGAAGCTCCCAGAACTCCGTACACTTTGCACACAGGGGCTACAGCGCATTTTCTACCTGAAACTGGAAGATTTGGTACCACCACCAGCAATAATTGACAAACTTTTCCTGGACACTTTACCTTTCTAA
- the NR4A2 gene encoding nuclear receptor subfamily 4 group A member 2 isoform X4, translated as MDNYSTGYDVKPPCLYQMPLSGQQSSIKVEDIQMHNYQQHSHLPPQSEEMMPHSGSVYYKPSSPPTPTTPGFQVQHSPMWDDPGSLHNFHQNYVATTHMIEQRKTPVSRLSLFSFKQSPPGTPVSSCQMRFDGPLHVPMNPEPAGSHHVVDGQTFAVPNPIRKPASMGFPGLQIGHASQLLDTQVPSPPSRGSPSNEGLCAVCGDNAACQHYGVRTCEGCKGFFKRTVQKNAKYVCLANKNCPVDKRRRNRCQYCRFQKCLAVGMVKEVVRTDSLKGRRGRLPSKPKSPQEPSPPSPPVSLISALVRAHVDSNPAMTSLDYSRFQANPDYQMSGDDTQHIQQFYDLLTGSMEIIRGWAEKIPGFADLPKADQDLLFESAFLELFVLRLAYRSNPVEGKLIFCNGVVLHRLQCVRGFGEWIDSIVEFSSNLQNMNIDISAFSCIAALAMVTERHGLKEPKRVEELQNKIVNCLKDHVTFNNGGLNRPNYLSKLLGKLPELRTLCTQGLQRIFYLKLEDLVPPPAIIDKLFLDTLPF; from the exons ATGGACAACTACAGCACAGGCTACGACGTCAAGCCACCTTGCTTGTACCAAATGCCCCTGTCCGGACAGCAGTCCTCCATTAAGGTAGAAGACATTCAGATGCACAACTACCAGCAACACAGCCACCTGCCCCCACAGTCCGAGGAGATGATGCCGCACTCCGGGTCCGTTTACTACAAGCCCTCCTCGCCCCCGACGCCCACCACCCCGGGCTTCCAGGTGCAGCACAGCCCCATGTGGGACGACCCAGGCTCCCTCCACAACTTCCACCAGAACTACGTGGCCACTACCCACATGATCGAACAGAGGAAAACGCCGGTCTCCCgcctttccctcttctcctttaagCAGTCGCCCCCCGGAACCCCCGTGTCTAGCTGCCAGATGCGCTTCGATGGGCCCCTGCACGTCCCCATGAACCCGGAGCCAGCGGGCAGCCACCACGTGGTGGACGGGCAGACCTTCGCCGTGCCCAACCCCATCCGAAAGCCCgcgtccatgggcttccctggcctgCAGATCGGCCACGCGTCGCAGCTGCTCGATACGCAGGTGCCCTCCCCGCCGTCGCGGGGCTCCCCCTCCAATGAAGGGCTGTGCGCTGTGTGCGGCGACAACGCGGCCTGCCAGCACTACGGCGTGCGCACCTGTGAGGGCTGCAAAGGGTTCTTTAAG CGCACGGTGCAAAAAAACGCGAAATACGTGtgtttagcaaataaaaactgcCCAGTGGACAAGCGGCGCAGGAATCGCTGTCAGTACTGCCGGTTTCAGAAGTGCCTGGCTGTTGGGATGGTCAAAGAAG TGGTTCGAACCGACAGTTTAAAAGGCCGGAGAGGTCGTTTACCTTCCAAACCGAAGAGCCCGCAGGAGCCCTCTCCCCCTTCGCCCCCGGTGAGTCTGATCAGTGCCCTCGTCAGGGCCCATGTCGACTCCAACCCGGCTATGACCAGCCTGGACTATTCCAGG TTCCAGGCGAACCCTGACTATCAGATGAGTGGAGATGACACCCAGCATATCCAGCAATTCTATGATCTCCTGACTGGCTCCATGGAGATCATCAGGGGCTGGGCAGAGAAGATCCCGGGCTTCGCTGACCTGCCCAAAGCCGACCAAGACCTGCTTTTCGAATCGGCTTTCTTAGAACTATTTGTGCTGCGATTAGCCTACAG GTCCAACCCAGTGGAGGGTAAACTCATCTTTTGCAATGGGGTGGTCTTGCACAGGTTGCAATGTGTTCGTGGCTTTGGGGAATGGATTGATTCCATTGTTGAATTCTCCTCCAACTTGCAGAATATGAACATCGACATTTCTGCCTTCTCCTGCATCGCTGCCCTGGCTATGGTCACAG AGAGACACGGTCTCAAGGAACCCAAGAGAGTGGAGGAGCTGCAAAACAAGATTGTAAATTGTCTCAAAGACCATGTGACTTTCAATAATGGGGGTTTGAACCGCCCCAACTATTTGTCCAAACTGTTGGGGAAGCTCCCAGAACTCCGTACACTTTGCACACAGGGGCTACAGCGCATTTTCTACCTGAAACTGGAAGATTTGGTACCACCACCAGCAATAATTGACAAACTTTTCCTGGACACTTTACCTTTCTAA